A window of Phycobacter azelaicus contains these coding sequences:
- the rnc gene encoding ribonuclease III — MKLSKDMRAFQERIGHNFTRPDLLVRALTHPSVSSATRQDNQRLEFLGDRVLGLVMATALLEHDKTASEGQLAPRFNALVRKEACADVAREIDLGAVLKLGRSEMMSGGRRKQALLGDAMEAVIAAVYKDAGFEAAQAMILRLWGDRVGAVEEDARDPKTALQEYVQARRQNPPAYVQIAREGPDHQPIFTIAVRLEDGTEEQASAGSKRQAEQAAAKALLTRLEQDT, encoded by the coding sequence GTGAAGCTTTCCAAGGATATGCGCGCTTTTCAGGAGCGGATCGGCCATAACTTTACCAGGCCCGATCTTTTGGTGCGCGCTCTGACCCATCCGTCGGTTTCTTCAGCGACGCGGCAGGACAATCAGCGGCTCGAATTTCTCGGTGACCGGGTGCTGGGCCTCGTGATGGCCACGGCCCTTCTTGAGCATGACAAGACCGCAAGCGAAGGCCAGCTGGCACCGCGTTTCAACGCTTTGGTGCGTAAAGAGGCCTGCGCCGATGTGGCGCGCGAGATCGACCTGGGCGCGGTGCTGAAACTGGGCCGGTCGGAAATGATGTCTGGCGGTCGGCGCAAGCAAGCCCTGCTTGGAGACGCGATGGAGGCGGTGATTGCCGCCGTTTACAAGGATGCGGGCTTCGAGGCCGCTCAAGCCATGATCCTGCGCCTGTGGGGAGACCGGGTCGGAGCCGTCGAAGAGGATGCCCGCGACCCCAAGACCGCGCTTCAGGAATATGTACAGGCCCGCCGCCAGAACCCGCCTGCCTATGTGCAGATCGCCCGCGAAGGGCCGGATCATCAGCCGATCTTCACCATCGCGGTGCGGCTGGAGGACGGCACCGAGGAACAGGCCTCTGCCGGGTCCAAACGCCAGGCTGAACAGGCCGCCGCCAAGGCCCTTTTGACACGATTGGAGCAAGACACATGA
- a CDS encoding META domain-containing protein — translation MPKTSYRRLHLRGALAAATMIPLAACAGDETLTAYGAAGKTWVLSQIDGKPFAATATLEFPAPGQIAGQAPCNAYRAEITAPYPWFEAGSLAATRAVCPDLLGETRYLEALQSMSEAEVAGDVLILRNDAGRELVFTASG, via the coding sequence ATGCCCAAGACGTCGTATCGCCGTCTTCACCTGCGCGGCGCCCTTGCCGCTGCCACCATGATTCCACTGGCGGCCTGTGCAGGGGATGAGACCCTCACGGCCTATGGCGCTGCGGGCAAGACATGGGTGCTGAGCCAGATAGACGGCAAGCCCTTCGCGGCAACAGCAACCCTCGAATTCCCTGCGCCCGGTCAGATCGCAGGCCAGGCCCCCTGCAACGCCTATCGCGCCGAGATCACGGCGCCCTATCCATGGTTTGAGGCCGGGAGTCTTGCCGCCACCCGCGCGGTCTGCCCCGATCTGTTGGGCGAAACGCGCTATCTCGAAGCCTTGCAAAGCATGAGTGAGGCCGAGGTCGCCGGTGACGTTCTGATCCTGCGCAATGACGCGGGCAGAGAGCTGGTCTTCACGGCAAGCGGCTGA
- the acpS gene encoding holo-ACP synthase: protein MILGIGTDLANIERIQRTLDRFGDRFRNRVFTEIEQRKSERRRDVAGTYAKRWAAKEACSKALGTGLRMGIAWKDMSVSNLRTGQPVMHVTGWAAERLAKMTPPGYEAHIHVTLTDDHPWAQAMVLIEARPIADLGPESGAEA, encoded by the coding sequence ATGATTCTGGGCATCGGCACCGATCTTGCGAATATCGAACGGATCCAGCGCACACTGGACCGCTTCGGTGATCGCTTCCGCAACCGGGTTTTTACCGAAATTGAACAGCGCAAATCCGAACGCCGCCGCGATGTGGCGGGTACCTATGCCAAACGCTGGGCGGCGAAAGAAGCCTGTTCCAAGGCGCTTGGCACGGGCCTTCGCATGGGAATCGCCTGGAAGGACATGTCGGTCAGCAACCTGCGAACGGGCCAGCCGGTGATGCATGTGACCGGCTGGGCGGCCGAGCGCCTCGCAAAGATGACACCGCCGGGCTATGAAGCCCACATTCATGTGACGCTGACCGATGATCACCCCTGGGCGCAGGCCATGGTGCTGATCGAAGCACGCCCTATTGCCGATCTGGGCCCCGAATCCGGCGCCGAAGCTTGA
- a CDS encoding DUF1491 family protein: MSRLTARFWVDAYLARLRFQEIPAFVTAHGDDTAGAVLVKLNTLDGRAEAFHRSYDLMSGDRKWVSLAAGAEGDVDAAIAKQRGFDPDLWVIEVEDRQGRHLLDEPGLD; this comes from the coding sequence ATGAGCCGCCTCACGGCGCGTTTCTGGGTCGATGCCTATCTGGCACGCCTGAGGTTTCAGGAGATCCCGGCCTTTGTCACCGCCCATGGCGACGACACTGCCGGAGCGGTTCTGGTCAAGCTGAACACGCTGGATGGGCGGGCCGAAGCCTTTCACCGCTCTTATGATCTGATGAGCGGCGATCGCAAATGGGTCTCACTAGCGGCCGGGGCAGAGGGCGATGTGGACGCTGCCATCGCCAAGCAGCGCGGTTTTGACCCCGACCTCTGGGTGATCGAGGTGGAAGACCGGCAGGGCCGTCACCTGCTGGATGAACCCGGGTTGGACTAG
- a CDS encoding SGNH/GDSL hydrolase family protein: protein MTAFLRPVLILLVALLPLTGCGEVPARKPDARILMMGDSMLAWNGGTGQAVSDAIEDTLNEPVVDRSVIGARMIYPLPLTGAAGLNIPKQFRAGDWDWIVVNGGGNDLWLGCGCIVCTRKIDRLAAQDSSDGAIPDLIAQLRATGAQVIYTGYLRSPGRGSPIDHCKKDGQELDRRIARLAEVTEGVFFLSLDGLVPHGDLTFHAIDRIHPSIKGSAAIGAKIAALIEQEES from the coding sequence ATGACTGCATTCTTGCGCCCGGTTTTGATCCTCTTGGTCGCGCTGCTGCCCCTGACCGGCTGCGGCGAGGTGCCCGCGCGCAAACCGGACGCCCGCATTCTGATGATGGGGGATTCCATGCTGGCGTGGAATGGCGGCACCGGGCAGGCCGTGTCGGATGCAATCGAAGACACCCTGAATGAGCCGGTTGTAGACCGCTCTGTCATTGGTGCGCGGATGATCTACCCGCTGCCTCTGACCGGCGCTGCGGGGCTCAACATCCCGAAACAATTCCGCGCCGGAGACTGGGACTGGATCGTTGTGAATGGCGGCGGCAATGACCTCTGGCTTGGCTGTGGCTGTATCGTCTGCACCCGCAAAATTGATCGACTGGCAGCACAGGATTCCAGCGATGGCGCGATCCCCGACCTGATCGCGCAATTGCGCGCCACCGGCGCCCAAGTGATCTATACTGGCTATCTACGCAGCCCGGGCCGTGGTTCGCCCATCGACCACTGCAAAAAGGACGGGCAAGAGCTGGACCGCCGGATCGCGCGGCTGGCTGAGGTAACCGAAGGTGTGTTTTTCCTCTCACTCGACGGTCTGGTGCCCCATGGCGATCTCACCTTCCACGCCATTGACCGGATTCACCCCTCGATCAAGGGCAGCGCTGCCATCGGTGCAAAAATCGCGGCCCTTATCGAACAAGAAGAAAGCTGA
- a CDS encoding DUF2062 domain-containing protein has translation MVFRRRDRRPPLRAVADFFWPRGGWTRAFHYVKHRVRRLPDSPERIARGVWAGVFTTFTPFYGMHFVVAAIIARVMNGNILAALSSTFFGNPLTYVPIGVVSLQTGHWLLGTEFDQEVDKSLVGKFLAAGDDLKDNLFALYSDQPADWSGLHLFYNEVFYPYLVGGLIPGVVTATAGYLISLPLIRAYQQRRRSKIKAKFEEIKRRAALQGSETQEVPLKKGLKTSLKTSIGARVKRRAD, from the coding sequence TTGGTATTCAGGCGCCGGGACAGACGTCCGCCCCTACGTGCGGTTGCGGACTTTTTCTGGCCGCGTGGCGGCTGGACCAGGGCCTTTCACTACGTCAAACACCGCGTCCGCAGGCTGCCCGATTCTCCTGAACGGATTGCGCGCGGGGTCTGGGCAGGGGTCTTCACGACCTTTACCCCGTTCTACGGAATGCATTTTGTCGTCGCGGCGATCATTGCTCGGGTTATGAACGGTAACATTCTGGCCGCGCTCAGCTCGACCTTCTTTGGTAATCCTCTGACCTACGTGCCGATTGGCGTTGTTTCGCTCCAGACCGGTCACTGGCTGCTCGGCACCGAGTTTGATCAGGAGGTGGACAAATCCCTGGTGGGCAAATTCCTGGCCGCAGGGGATGATCTCAAAGATAACCTTTTTGCACTCTACAGCGATCAACCTGCCGATTGGAGCGGGCTGCATCTTTTCTACAACGAGGTCTTTTATCCATACTTGGTTGGTGGGCTCATCCCCGGTGTTGTTACGGCCACGGCGGGCTATTTGATCAGCCTACCCCTGATCCGGGCCTACCAGCAGCGCCGTCGTTCCAAGATCAAGGCCAAGTTCGAAGAGATCAAGCGCCGCGCTGCCCTTCAAGGCAGTGAAACGCAGGAGGTGCCGCTCAAGAAGGGCCTCAAGACCAGCCTCAAGACTTCGATTGGGGCGCGGGTCAAGCGGCGCGCAGACTGA
- a CDS encoding pyridoxine 5'-phosphate synthase gives MTEHKADNRLRLGVNIDHVATVRNARGGDNPDPVRAALLAQNAGADGITAHLREDRRHIIDSDIDGMMKALSAPLNFEMAATEEMQSIALRHKPHAVCLVPERREERTTEGGLDVAGNDNALAEFIAPLSAAGSRVSMFIGADKAQVEASHRIGAPVIELHAGAYADAWAEKRWDVRDAELAKITEMAAYAHELGLEVHVGHGLTYESVGPIAALPQVKELNIGHFLMGEAMFVGLPAAISEMRRLMDAARQG, from the coding sequence ATGACAGAACACAAGGCAGACAACCGGCTGCGGCTGGGGGTGAACATCGATCACGTGGCCACTGTGCGCAATGCCCGTGGTGGCGACAATCCGGATCCGGTGCGCGCTGCACTTTTGGCACAGAACGCCGGGGCTGACGGGATCACAGCACACCTGCGCGAAGACCGTCGCCATATCATCGACAGCGATATCGATGGCATGATGAAAGCCTTGAGTGCGCCGCTCAATTTCGAGATGGCCGCAACCGAGGAAATGCAGTCCATCGCCTTGCGCCACAAGCCCCACGCGGTCTGCCTTGTCCCTGAGCGGCGCGAGGAACGAACGACCGAGGGCGGGCTGGATGTGGCCGGAAACGACAATGCGCTGGCAGAATTCATCGCGCCGCTCAGCGCGGCGGGCAGTCGGGTTTCGATGTTCATCGGCGCTGACAAGGCACAGGTCGAGGCCAGCCACCGCATTGGCGCTCCGGTGATCGAGCTGCATGCAGGTGCCTATGCCGATGCCTGGGCTGAAAAGCGCTGGGACGTGCGCGATGCGGAACTTGCCAAGATCACCGAAATGGCTGCCTATGCCCATGAATTGGGTCTGGAAGTCCATGTGGGCCATGGCCTGACCTATGAAAGCGTCGGCCCTATTGCCGCCCTGCCGCAGGTAAAGGAGCTGAACATCGGCCATTTCCTTATGGGGGAGGCAATGTTCGTCGGCCTGCCCGCCGCGATCTCGGAAATGCGTCGCCTGATGGACGCGGCACGGCAAGGGTAG
- a CDS encoding acyl-CoA dehydrogenase family protein gives MAHDGQDLQMKPTVLPELLTLTAATIAPLDQLLDAAKSAVRELVTAEGRVSGALVEQHQTAAHGLSWLATYVYSLRQMQNWAARMAGEGKFNEMEQLIHQIAFGEYLAQIRGGIQMNQTEIIRLQDLGLDAGAEEALNTAEVMTLVRDGNSNAARSRLVELMQEQAGSVMFGASGLDEELEMIRDQFRRYALEKVEPFAHEWHLKDELIPMEIIEELAEMGVFGLTIPEEFGGFGLSKASMCVVSEELSRGYIGVGSLGTRSEIAAELIIAGGTDEQKANWLPKIASAEILPTAVFTEPNTGSDLGSLRTRAVKNADGDYEITGNKTWITHAARTHVMTLLARTNPETTDHRGLSMFLAEKTPGTDENPFPTEGMTGGEIEVLGYRGMKEYELGFDGFKVKGDNLLGGEEGKGFKQLMETFESARIQTAARAIGVAQSALDIAMQYAQDRKQFGKSLINFPRVSSKLAMMAVEIMVARQLTYFSAWEKDNGHRCDLEAGMAKLLGARVAWAAADNGLQIHGGNGFALEYKISRVLCDARILNIFEGAAEIQAQVIARRLLA, from the coding sequence ATGGCCCATGACGGACAAGACTTGCAAATGAAGCCCACTGTACTCCCCGAGTTGCTGACATTGACCGCAGCGACGATTGCCCCGCTTGACCAGCTTCTGGACGCTGCCAAAAGCGCAGTACGCGAGCTGGTGACCGCTGAGGGGCGCGTATCGGGCGCACTGGTGGAACAGCACCAGACCGCCGCGCACGGGCTGTCCTGGCTGGCTACCTATGTCTACAGCCTGCGCCAGATGCAGAACTGGGCGGCCCGCATGGCCGGCGAAGGCAAGTTCAACGAGATGGAGCAGCTGATCCACCAGATCGCCTTTGGCGAATACCTGGCGCAGATCCGTGGCGGCATCCAGATGAACCAGACTGAGATCATCCGCCTGCAGGATCTGGGCCTTGATGCCGGCGCCGAAGAGGCTCTGAACACGGCCGAGGTCATGACGCTGGTGCGCGACGGCAACTCCAACGCCGCCCGCAGCCGTCTGGTGGAGCTGATGCAGGAACAGGCCGGGTCTGTGATGTTCGGCGCTTCGGGCCTCGATGAAGAGTTGGAGATGATCCGCGACCAGTTCCGCCGCTATGCGCTGGAAAAGGTCGAACCCTTTGCCCATGAATGGCACCTCAAGGATGAGCTGATCCCGATGGAGATCATCGAAGAGCTGGCCGAGATGGGCGTCTTTGGCCTGACTATCCCCGAGGAGTTCGGCGGCTTTGGCCTCTCGAAGGCGTCGATGTGCGTGGTCTCCGAGGAACTGTCGCGCGGCTATATCGGTGTCGGCAGCCTTGGCACCCGCTCCGAAATCGCAGCCGAGCTGATCATCGCGGGCGGCACGGATGAGCAGAAAGCAAACTGGCTGCCCAAGATCGCCAGCGCCGAAATCCTGCCCACCGCCGTCTTTACCGAGCCAAACACCGGCTCTGACCTTGGCTCCTTGCGCACCCGCGCGGTCAAGAACGCCGATGGCGATTATGAGATCACCGGCAACAAGACCTGGATCACCCATGCGGCCCGTACCCATGTGATGACCTTGTTGGCGCGTACCAACCCGGAGACCACCGATCACCGCGGCTTGTCGATGTTCCTGGCAGAGAAAACGCCGGGCACCGACGAAAACCCCTTCCCCACCGAAGGCATGACCGGCGGCGAGATCGAGGTTCTGGGCTACCGCGGCATGAAGGAGTACGAGCTGGGTTTTGACGGCTTCAAGGTCAAGGGCGATAACCTTCTGGGCGGTGAAGAGGGCAAGGGCTTCAAACAGCTGATGGAGACCTTCGAATCTGCCCGTATCCAGACTGCCGCCCGCGCCATTGGCGTTGCGCAATCGGCGCTAGATATCGCCATGCAGTATGCCCAAGATCGAAAGCAGTTCGGCAAATCGCTGATCAACTTCCCGCGCGTGTCGTCGAAACTGGCGATGATGGCGGTAGAGATCATGGTGGCGCGCCAGCTGACCTACTTCTCGGCCTGGGAAAAGGACAACGGCCACCGCTGCGACCTTGAGGCCGGCATGGCGAAACTCTTGGGCGCTCGCGTCGCCTGGGCGGCGGCCGACAACGGTTTGCAGATCCACGGCGGCAACGGCTTTGCGCTGGAGTACAAGATCTCCCGCGTGCTGTGTGACGCCCGGATCCTCAACATTTTCGAAGGGGCCGCCGAAATCCAGGCCCAGGTGATTGCACGTCGCCTGCTGGCCTGA
- the recO gene encoding DNA repair protein RecO, which yields MDWRDHGILLSLRRHGESAAIIDVFTESHGRHAGVVRGGAGRRMAPILQPGAQLDLTWRARLEEHLGSYQAEPLRSRAAAALSGRLALAGLNAVTALLSFCLPERAAYPALYARTEQLLDLLEQEDLWPLAYLHWEVALLEEMGFGLDLTACAVTGTQENLTYVSPKTGRAVSEAGAGDWADRLLPLPPVLLGQGEAGNSEIALALGTTGHFFEHHLAPSLGNRPLPEARGRLSDLISRLP from the coding sequence ATGGACTGGCGCGATCATGGTATATTGCTGAGCCTGCGCCGCCATGGTGAAAGCGCCGCGATCATCGATGTTTTCACCGAAAGCCATGGCCGCCATGCAGGCGTGGTGCGCGGCGGGGCGGGGCGGCGTATGGCGCCGATCCTACAGCCCGGCGCGCAGCTAGATCTGACCTGGCGTGCCCGGCTTGAGGAACACCTTGGCAGCTATCAGGCAGAACCTTTGCGCAGCCGCGCGGCTGCGGCGCTGTCCGGGCGACTGGCTTTGGCGGGCCTCAATGCAGTGACGGCGCTTTTGTCCTTTTGCCTGCCCGAACGCGCCGCCTATCCGGCCCTTTATGCCCGCACAGAACAGCTTTTGGATCTGCTGGAGCAAGAGGACTTGTGGCCGCTCGCTTATCTCCACTGGGAAGTTGCATTGCTTGAGGAGATGGGATTCGGCCTTGATCTGACCGCCTGCGCCGTGACGGGCACGCAAGAGAACCTGACCTATGTGTCCCCCAAAACCGGGCGCGCGGTGTCAGAAGCGGGCGCGGGGGATTGGGCGGATCGCCTGTTGCCGCTGCCACCGGTGTTGCTGGGGCAGGGAGAGGCTGGCAATAGCGAGATCGCCTTGGCCCTGGGCACCACCGGGCATTTCTTTGAGCATCATCTGGCGCCGTCGCTCGGCAACCGCCCCTTGCCAGAGGCCCGCGGGCGGCTTTCTGACTTGATCAGCCGCTTGCCGTGA
- the era gene encoding GTPase Era, with protein sequence MTTRAGFIALIGEPNAGKSTLLNRMVGAKVSIVTHKVQTTRARIRGVAMEGESQLVFVDTPGLFKPRRRLDRAMVAAAWGGAADADVVVLLVEAHRGITEGVERILEGLEEIGQGRKVALAINKIDKVQAEELLGLTKKLNDAYAFAETFLISAERGHGVEDLRHWLANEVPEGPWLYPEDQIADLPMRMIAAEMTREKLTLRLHQELPYQLTVETENWEERKDGSAKIDQVIYVVRDGHKGIVLGKRGETIKAVSQAARAELEEFLDRKVHLFLQVKVRPNWLEEAERYSEMGLDFKDGNA encoded by the coding sequence ATGACCACACGCGCCGGGTTCATTGCCCTGATCGGAGAGCCGAACGCAGGTAAATCCACCCTGTTGAATCGCATGGTGGGGGCCAAGGTCTCGATCGTGACGCACAAGGTGCAGACCACCCGTGCCCGCATTCGCGGCGTTGCGATGGAAGGCGAGAGCCAGCTTGTTTTTGTCGACACGCCGGGCCTGTTCAAACCGCGTCGTCGCCTCGACCGCGCCATGGTCGCTGCCGCCTGGGGCGGAGCTGCCGATGCGGATGTGGTCGTGCTGCTGGTGGAAGCCCATCGCGGCATCACCGAAGGGGTGGAGCGGATCCTTGAAGGGCTGGAAGAGATCGGACAGGGCCGCAAGGTTGCTTTGGCGATCAACAAGATCGACAAGGTGCAGGCCGAAGAGCTGTTGGGACTGACCAAGAAGCTGAACGACGCATACGCGTTTGCCGAAACCTTCCTGATCTCTGCCGAGCGCGGCCACGGCGTCGAGGATCTTCGCCACTGGCTGGCGAACGAGGTTCCCGAAGGCCCCTGGCTTTACCCAGAAGACCAGATTGCCGATCTGCCCATGCGTATGATCGCGGCAGAGATGACCCGTGAAAAGCTGACCCTGCGCCTGCATCAGGAGCTGCCCTATCAGCTCACCGTCGAGACCGAGAATTGGGAAGAACGCAAGGACGGCTCTGCCAAGATTGATCAGGTGATCTATGTGGTTCGCGATGGTCACAAGGGGATCGTGCTGGGCAAGCGGGGCGAGACCATCAAGGCCGTCAGCCAGGCCGCCCGCGCCGAGCTGGAAGAGTTCCTGGACCGCAAGGTGCATCTGTTCCTGCAGGTCAAGGTACGGCCCAACTGGCTGGAAGAGGCCGAGCGTTACTCGGAAATGGGGCTTGATTTCAAAGACGGAAACGCATGA
- the lepB gene encoding signal peptidase I: protein MTAKQNAGHSIIETIKTIVYALLIAGVFRTLFFQPFWIPSGSMKETLLIGDFLFVNKMAYGYSYASCPSVRLGFVGIDIDASDICGFLDGDNSRILGSEPERGDVAVFRHPVTGTDFIKRVVGMPGDRVQVKNGVLHINGTAVSLQDAGEFEEVMERQGPMGSYPRCENAPVGEGAICKKSRQIETLPGGVEHVILNIGNQGMDHTGVYQVPDGHYFFIGDNRDNSSDSRLPQSAGGVGFVPYENLIGRADRIMFSSAGRSMLFFWTWRSDRFFKGIE, encoded by the coding sequence ATGACGGCCAAACAGAATGCCGGACATTCGATCATTGAGACGATCAAGACCATTGTCTACGCCCTGCTTATCGCTGGCGTCTTTCGCACGCTCTTCTTTCAGCCCTTCTGGATCCCGTCCGGATCCATGAAAGAAACACTGCTCATCGGTGATTTCCTGTTCGTGAACAAGATGGCCTATGGCTACTCTTACGCCTCTTGTCCCAGCGTGCGTCTTGGCTTTGTAGGCATCGACATCGATGCCAGCGACATCTGCGGGTTTCTGGATGGTGACAACAGCCGCATCTTGGGAAGTGAGCCTGAACGCGGCGATGTGGCGGTCTTTCGCCACCCTGTGACCGGTACTGACTTTATCAAGCGTGTGGTCGGCATGCCCGGAGACCGCGTGCAGGTCAAAAATGGAGTGCTGCACATCAACGGTACGGCCGTCTCCCTTCAGGATGCGGGTGAGTTCGAGGAAGTGATGGAGCGCCAGGGCCCAATGGGCTCTTACCCCCGCTGTGAGAACGCTCCGGTTGGTGAAGGCGCCATCTGCAAGAAATCCCGCCAGATCGAAACCTTGCCTGGCGGCGTTGAGCATGTGATCCTCAATATCGGCAACCAGGGGATGGATCATACCGGCGTCTACCAGGTCCCTGATGGCCACTACTTCTTTATCGGGGATAACCGCGACAACTCCAGCGACAGCCGCCTGCCGCAGTCCGCCGGCGGTGTTGGGTTCGTGCCCTATGAAAACCTGATTGGTCGCGCAGATCGTATCATGTTCTCTTCTGCGGGTCGTTCGATGCTGTTCTTCTGGACCTGGCGCAGCGATCGTTTCTTCAAGGGGATCGAGTGA